In one window of Mercurialis annua linkage group LG4, ddMerAnnu1.2, whole genome shotgun sequence DNA:
- the LOC126678020 gene encoding uncharacterized protein LOC126678020, producing the protein MNSISKNSKISLKNNSTKRTSSTTSIFQRRRRRTSVHARRRVCKKSEAKTTKFSSSKVSDKLEALKNLIPANNGDTVKPDQLFQETADYIVLLKTQVFVLQKLIQFYGSNAAEADNNSNAVVL; encoded by the coding sequence ATGAACTCAATCTCAAAAAATTCCAAGATTTCCCTGAAGAACAACTCCACAAAGAGAACATCATCAACAACATCAATTTttcaaagaagaagaagaagaacttcAGTACATGCACGGCGTCGTGTCTGCAAGAAATCTGAAGCAAAAACTACCAAGTTCTCGTCGTCGAAGGTATCAGATAAGCTAGAAGCTCTCAAGAATCTCATTCCGGCGAACAATGGAGATACCGTTAAACCGGACCAGTTGTTTCAGGAAACCGCCGATTACATTGTTCTTTTAAAAACTCAAGTCTTTGTTTTACAAAAGTTGATTCAGTTTTATGGATCTAATGCTGCTGAAGCAGACAATAATAGCAATGCTGTAGTTTTATAG
- the LOC126678168 gene encoding uncharacterized protein LOC126678168, which produces MADPILEDAAEENFPFGDFLVPCDSTLIGFLHSAIMGVPIPVDPLPYYDIFSAPSPLRLIPRNRRNNPQMTHEWYCFWNRKMGGKIIKTSVGFYQFSARAVVYHVLDTDVTMGFSRTFDFYMGNPSDETHHYTIWRVEEFKINPNIVQVDDDDLAAKRRVSNLVVYKIVRSNDKKLKYPYGYGFEFTDSLLLTFLKRTIQGLDLPGHPIPVDIDVYSYASPEDLPFELCKRSRLDEWHFIRRTDEINFLTRDGFYEMTILQPIYVEIAKNEFILRGYKRTLDFYIRRPPAYAAIKSAWSIIEYQVDPSFIEEWDRRDFVLCKVVNRDSDEEIFAPIGERHWT; this is translated from the exons ATGGCTGATCCAATTCTTGAAGACGCAGCAGAGGAGAATTTTCCATTTGGAGATTTTCTCGTTCCCTGTGATTCAACGCTTATTGGTTTTCTGCATAGCGCGATAATGGGTGTTCCAATCCCCGTTGATCCACTACCATACTATGACATTTTCTCAGCTCCCAGTCCTCTGCGTCTAATTCCTCGCA ATCGTCGTAATAACCCTCAAATGACACATGAATGGTACTGCTTTTGGAACAGAAAAATGGGGGGGAAGATTATAAAAACTAGTGTTGGTTTTTACCAATTCTCTGCTCGTGCAGTTGTCTATCATGTTCTTGATACTGATGTCACTATGGGTTTTTCCCGCACGTTCGATTTTTACATGGGAAACCCATCTGATGAAACACATCATTATACTATTTGGCGTGTAGAAGAGTTTAAGATCAATCCTAATATTGTTCAagttgatgatgatgatctCGCTGCTAAACGAAGG GTTTCTAATCTGGTTGTGTACAAAATTGTAAGATCGAACGACAAGAAACTTAAATATCCATACGGGTATGGGTTTGAATTTACCGATAGTTTGCTGCTTACTTTCTTGAAGAGGACGATACAGGGTCTAGATCTTCCTGGCCATCCTATCCCCGTCGACATTGATGTTTACTCGTATGCTAGCCCTGAAGATCTTCCTTTTG AACTTTGCAAGCGATCAAGATTGGATGAGTGGCACTTCATTAGGCGAACGgatgaaatcaattttttaactaGAGATGGTTTCTATGAAATGACTATTTTGCAACCTATCTATGTGGAGATTgcaaaaaatgaatttatacTCCGTGGTTACAAACGTACTCTGGATTTTTATATTCGAAGGCCGCCTGCCTACGCTGCAATAAAATCTGCTTGGAGTATAATTGAGTATCAAGTTGATCCTAGTTTCATTGAAGAATGG GATCGTCGTGATTTTGTTCTCTGCAAAGTTGTAAACAGGGATTCTGATGAAGAAATTTTTGCACCTATTGGGGAAAGGCATTGGACCTGA